ccccttgttgaagtttcagtggAGGTGCATTGTTCTAATTTGGCGATATCTTGGTAACCGATTGGGCTAGGGCCTTTATCAAggtgtcaaaagatgcagaatggctggtttcctataaccactcaatacattttaattgcattttcgctctagaaaaaaagttatttgagaaaaacctaagttttgacatattttgtatgttgGGAACTACATTGTGattcaaaatgacgtcataaatcaaaaagaagtttagattctttcattgtgcccaaaataccgtctagggagaccccaagcttttttaaattccaaaatggtgaaaaaatgaaacatcctagTGCACGTGTTTGGTTTAATTATGGGCACACAACATGGTGCATTCTCAAACCAGTAGCAATTAGCGTGTATAACATGATAaagcagcaaaataaaaactagtcTTGTTTAAATACCTGTTCTCTTCAGATATTCATCCCATTGTTTGGAGTAGTCTGGTTGGGTCGGCACAGCGGCTGCAGATGCCGCCGCTGCTGCAGCTGAACAACCAAAATAATAACTAACTGTCACGATCAATATGCATGTGTTTGCTCCACAGGCTTTCAATGTAACTATGAATTATTACACACCTTGAGGGGCATACAGTTGCAGATATGATTGCCATGCAGCATTACTAGCATCAGTTGCAGGTTTGCCTACAGTAAGATTATATCATATATGTGTAAAGTGCAAGAAAGTCTCATCCCAATCAAGCACTAAcgcatttttttctgaaaaggCTATTAACCAACGATCCACAGTCATGTGGAAAGCCGagcataataataatatggaGAATTACCTGGGTCCGCTCCATTCTGCTGTGGTGTAGTAGCGCTTGGAGGATTCCACTGAGGGAACTGAGTACCCcactgttgttgttgttgtaagGACTGTGCTGGCTGAGTCTGAGTTGGGGGTTGCAGTGCACTTTGCTGTGGTGGAGCATAACTTGCAGCTGGTGGTAGACCACCATAGCCTCCTTGCTAAAGTTTGACAGCTGAGTGGTAGTAGACGCTTGTATGAAGTATATGCAGAgggataattttttatattttacctgGGGAGGGGGTCCGTAGTTTCCAGGTGGCGGTACCTGTCCAGGTGGGCCGCCCAATGAACCATTTGGCATTCCTCCTCCAACACGAGTATCAACCTTCTCCTGAATCAACTGTCggcaaagttttatttgttcagGGGTACCTTTGATAACAAAACATACCAAGTGAAAAATTCATgaagaacaaaatatttccatttcaAGAAATTATCTTCATTTCACTCACCTTTAATAATGAATGTTTTATAATTTAGATCTGATCCTGGAGGTGGATTTCTAACTATTTCAGCATGCGCTCCAGACTGCATATTAATCTGCTTAATTGTGTCACCACCTATAAGGCGTTAACAGTAAAATTtaatataaacataaaaatgagtAGTTGAAACACAAAATAGTTTTACAAACCTTTTCCAATGACCAAGCCAGTTTTATTAGCAGGGACCAAATGAGACTCTGTAGTAACTGCACCCATGCCACCTCGGTTGTTCCTGTTAGGTCCTTCCCACTGACCAAACCCACCCATTCCTCCTTGCTGGCCCATTCCACCGCCGCCTCTGCCACTACCACTACCACCTGTAAATGGGACTGTGTTCCACATACGACTTTTCAATTGTATCAATCAAATGTAGGGCTTAACCAAACGATCTCAGCATACAGTAACGTTTAACAGCACTTCAATATCAGAAGCAGAACTGGCAGTGTTACAGTGTCATCATTGATGAATGATACAAAAACTAGATGTAATATAGACTATCACTGCTGCGTTTACCTCCCATACTCATTCCATCTCTTTCTGCTACATTCTGTATGATTTCGTGAACGCGTGCAAGAGCAGCATTGCATCCCTCCTTGCTGCCCATCACTGTACAAATTCTATCGGGAAGATTTGGTTCCTCTGTGAACCAACAACATCACAGGTAAGGTGCGGCAGAAGAAAAAGTCAAATGTAAAAGTCAGAGCAAGAAATCACGTTGCGAAATTGAAGTGTTGATCGGATGTATTTTCTACCTGGTTTGAATTGGATTCTAGTGCCTGTAACATTTTGGATCTGATTTATCATATCACCGTGTTTCCCTATAACAACACCAACTGCAGCTTTTGGTACTGGTATCGTGTTTTCTTCCTGCCCACCAATGGATGGCTGAAATTAACAAGAAGTTCTGGTCAGTAATTTGTTTGGAACTGTGAAGTTTTACATGATACATTAACAGCTGGATAGCTACAACCAAGCTCAGATAAACAGATTTATGTTGTCTTCATTGGCTGAAAAACACCATCTTAACCACAGGAAAACATCATTGCAAGGTAGCTAATTTATGAGAAATTTGGCTCATTTGTGAGCAATTTACCACAGTAGTAAAAAAACTAATGAAAAACTTACATCCATCTTTTGTTGGGCAATTTGCAAATCACGCTGTGCCATCATTTGATGAATTGCGTTTACAGCattctgcaaaaaaatataaaaaatcacTGACACACAAAGCTCCCAAACTTATTCCTTTGAATGCAATGGTTGAAAATCCAAAAATAAATACTGATTTTTgctatctcgcaacgtatgcTAAATGCTTACATCTATATTTGCTTGAGTTCCACTAATACGAAGAGGTTTTGCAGCACCTGTATTCTCAGTGGTATGCTGAACCAAAAGCATTTTGAC
Above is a window of Clavelina lepadiformis chromosome 8, kaClaLepa1.1, whole genome shotgun sequence DNA encoding:
- the LOC143468844 gene encoding far upstream element-binding protein 3-like isoform X2 gives rise to the protein MAANAAGDASTGSSAVTATIQQTLSSSEVSGPMGDAPQKRPLEDGEPGPKKLAALSDSSANFSTSATIGTPLTVDTSLDMQGQSGVMSESMRLPDDLVGLKQEKNKINKNDKESTTVVIGRGGENIMRMQRETGCRIQITQSIPGTKERPCTLSGTPEQIEVCRNMLNEIISRSQAGTLGSNFNLNSNNPITGDSMATSMEKSVEISIPSDKCGLIIGKKGETIKALQENLGVKMLLVQHTTENTGAAKPLRISGTQANIDNAVNAIHQMMAQRDLQIAQQKMDPSIGGQEENTIPVPKAAVGVVIGKHGDMINQIQNVTGTRIQFKPEEPNLPDRICTVMGSKEGCNAALARVHEIIQNVAERDGMSMGGGSGSGRGGGGMGQQGGMGGFGQWEGPNRNNRGGMGAVTTESHLVPANKTGLVIGKGGDTIKQINMQSGAHAEIVRNPPPGSDLNYKTFIIKGTPEQIKLCRQLIQEKVDTRVGGGMPNGSLGGPPGQVPPPGNYGPPPQQGGYGGLPPAASYAPPQQSALQPPTQTQPAQSLQQQQQWGTQFPQWNPPSATTPQQNGADPGKPATDASNAAWQSYLQLYAPQAAAAAASAAAVPTQPDYSKQWDEYLKRTGAAAVATPAVAPAAAAAPALQQPLTATATAAQPATTQADYSAAWAEYYRQYYQQVQEQQYAAAAAAAGQAPAQT
- the LOC143468844 gene encoding far upstream element-binding protein 1-like isoform X3, translated to MAANAAGDASTGSSAVTATIQQTLSSSEVSGPMGDAPQKRPLEDGEEPGPKKLAALSDSSANFSTSATIGTPLTVDTSLDMQGQSGVMSESMRLPDDLVGLIIGRGGENIMRMQRETGCRIQITQSIPGTKERPCTLSGTPEQIEVCRNMLNEIISRSQAGTLGSNFNLNSNNPITGDSMATSMEKSVEISIPSDKCGLIIGKKGETIKALQENLGVKMLLVQHTTENTGAAKPLRISGTQANIDNAVNAIHQMMAQRDLQIAQQKMDPSIGGQEENTIPVPKAAVGVVIGKHGDMINQIQNVTGTRIQFKPEEPNLPDRICTVMGSKEGCNAALARVHEIIQNVAERDGMSMGGGSGSGRGGGGMGQQGGMGGFGQWEGPNRNNRGGMGAVTTESHLVPANKTGLVIGKGGDTIKQINMQSGAHAEIVRNPPPGSDLNYKTFIIKGTPEQIKLCRQLIQEKVDTRVGGGMPNGSLGGPPGQVPPPGNYGPPPQQGGYGGLPPAASYAPPQQSALQPPTQTQPAQSLQQQQQWGTQFPQWNPPSATTPQQNGADPGKPATDASNAAWQSYLQLYAPQAAAAAASAAAVPTQPDYSKQWDEYLKRTGAAAVATPAVAPAAAAAPALQQPLTATATAAQPATTQADYSAAWAEYYRQYYQQVQEQQYAAAAAAAGQAPAQT
- the LOC143468844 gene encoding far upstream element-binding protein 3-like isoform X4, translating into MAANAAGDASTGSSAVTATIQQTLSSSEVSGPMGDAPQKRPLEDGEEPGPKKLAALSDSSANFSTSATIGTPLTVDTSLDMQGQSGVMSESMRLPDDLVGLKQEKNKINKNDKESTTVVIGRGGENIMRMQRETGCRIQITQSIPGTKERPCTLSGTPEQIEVCRNMLNEIISRSQAGTLGSNFNLNSNNPITGDSMATSMEKSVEISIPSDKCGLIIGKKGETIKALQENLGVKMLLVQHTTENTGAAKPLRISGTQANIDNAVNAIHQMMAQRDLQIAQQKMDPSIGGQEENTIPVPKAAVGVVIGKHGDMINQIQNVTGTRIQFKPEEPNLPDRICTVMGSKEGCNAALARVHEIIQNVAERDGMSMGGGSGSGRGGGGMGQQGGMGGFGQWEGPNRNNRGGMGAVTTESHLVPANKTGLVIGKGGDTIKQINMQSGAHAEIVRNPPPGSDLNYKTFIIKGTPEQIKLCRQLIQEKVDTRVGGGMPNGSLGGPPGQVPPPGNYGPPPQQGGYGGLPPAASYAPPQQSALQPPTQTQPAQSLQQQQQWGTQFPQWNPPSATTPQQNGADPAAAAAASAAAVPTQPDYSKQWDEYLKRTGAAAVATPAVAPAAAAAPALQQPLTATATAAQPATTQADYSAAWAEYYRQYYQQVQEQQYAAAAAAAGQAPAQT
- the LOC143468844 gene encoding far upstream element-binding protein 1-like isoform X1, whose protein sequence is MAANAAGDASTGSSAVTATIQQTLSSSEVSGPMGDAPQKRPLEDGEEPGPKKLAALSDSSANFSTSATIGTPLTVDTSLDMQGQSGVMSESMRLPDDLVGLKQEKNKINKNDKESTTVVIGRGGENIMRMQRETGCRIQITQSIPGTKERPCTLSGTPEQIEVCRNMLNEIISRSQAGTLGSNFNLNSNNPITGDSMATSMEKSVEISIPSDKCGLIIGKKGETIKALQENLGVKMLLVQHTTENTGAAKPLRISGTQANIDNAVNAIHQMMAQRDLQIAQQKMDPSIGGQEENTIPVPKAAVGVVIGKHGDMINQIQNVTGTRIQFKPEEPNLPDRICTVMGSKEGCNAALARVHEIIQNVAERDGMSMGGGSGSGRGGGGMGQQGGMGGFGQWEGPNRNNRGGMGAVTTESHLVPANKTGLVIGKGGDTIKQINMQSGAHAEIVRNPPPGSDLNYKTFIIKGTPEQIKLCRQLIQEKVDTRVGGGMPNGSLGGPPGQVPPPGNYGPPPQQGGYGGLPPAASYAPPQQSALQPPTQTQPAQSLQQQQQWGTQFPQWNPPSATTPQQNGADPGKPATDASNAAWQSYLQLYAPQAAAAAASAAAVPTQPDYSKQWDEYLKRTGAAAVATPAVAPAAAAAPALQQPLTATATAAQPATTQADYSAAWAEYYRQYYQQVQEQQYAAAAAAAGQAPAQT